In one window of Sandaracinaceae bacterium DNA:
- a CDS encoding GH3 auxin-responsive promoter family protein, translated as MKQRLRPLAHQAARAVCTFGARRFEAALGDVEGTQRAVLAAQLLRYAGSEQAGALGLRPGLRAEEFRDRVPEHAWSDVADMVRRQRAGQTRVLTHEPCARYQPTSGSSSRVKWVPYTPGFLSDLDAAVTPWVADLYQSVPGVRTGQHYWSLSWIPTDLRADTPDNINDDTQLLSWEKRAAAALMAPVPRWVAYAQSSEDSLFATLAWLLAADDLSLVSVWSPTFALNLFEGLSLHRDELATTLERGRWQRPGMPGAAPKALRAAHILRRSSGPADPALMKALWPRLSLVSAWDTSSSARWAERLQQLIPHARFQGKGLWATEGVVTIPYRGVHMLASRSHFYEFVDLDTERTHFAWELREGQEVRPLLTTGAGLLRYALRDRLRVGQRLGNTPSLVFVGRMDDTDMVGEKLSPDAAQRVLGMLESPGDCQPVSLIPLPNGLDESRERPCYVALCEGESNPNQDSLRAEALERGLREFFHYELARDLGQLAEARVVTTPNARALYEELGVLRGMVQGNIKVEPLSACIEGAAAAHLRHVARPVARGDQSWT; from the coding sequence ATGAAGCAGCGCCTGCGTCCGCTCGCGCACCAAGCGGCGCGGGCTGTCTGCACCTTCGGGGCGCGCCGCTTCGAGGCCGCCCTGGGCGACGTGGAGGGCACGCAGCGCGCGGTGCTCGCGGCCCAGCTCCTGCGCTACGCCGGCTCGGAGCAGGCGGGCGCCCTCGGGCTGCGTCCAGGCCTGCGTGCCGAGGAGTTCCGTGACCGCGTGCCCGAGCACGCTTGGTCCGATGTGGCGGACATGGTGCGTCGGCAGCGCGCGGGCCAAACCCGCGTGCTCACCCACGAGCCGTGCGCGCGCTACCAGCCCACCAGCGGCTCCAGCTCGCGCGTGAAGTGGGTCCCCTACACGCCCGGGTTCCTGAGCGACCTCGACGCGGCGGTTACGCCGTGGGTCGCCGACCTGTACCAGAGCGTGCCGGGTGTGCGCACCGGGCAGCACTACTGGTCCCTCTCGTGGATCCCCACCGACCTGCGCGCCGACACGCCGGACAACATCAACGACGACACGCAGCTGCTGTCCTGGGAGAAGCGCGCCGCCGCTGCGCTGATGGCCCCCGTGCCGCGCTGGGTCGCGTACGCGCAATCGTCGGAGGACTCGCTCTTCGCGACGCTCGCGTGGCTGCTTGCCGCCGACGACCTGTCGCTGGTCTCCGTGTGGAGCCCCACCTTCGCGCTCAACCTGTTCGAAGGCCTCTCACTGCACCGTGACGAGCTCGCCACGACGCTCGAGCGCGGGCGCTGGCAGCGTCCGGGCATGCCCGGCGCCGCCCCCAAGGCCCTGCGGGCCGCGCACATCCTGCGCCGCTCGAGCGGGCCGGCCGACCCCGCGCTGATGAAGGCCTTGTGGCCGCGCCTCTCGCTGGTGAGCGCCTGGGACACCTCGTCCTCCGCGCGCTGGGCCGAGCGCCTGCAGCAGCTCATCCCGCACGCGCGCTTCCAGGGCAAAGGCCTGTGGGCCACCGAGGGCGTGGTCACCATCCCCTACCGCGGCGTGCACATGCTGGCGTCGCGCAGCCACTTCTACGAGTTCGTGGACCTCGACACCGAGCGCACGCACTTCGCCTGGGAGCTGCGCGAGGGGCAGGAGGTGCGCCCGCTGCTCACCACCGGCGCGGGGCTCCTGCGCTACGCGCTGCGCGACCGCCTCCGCGTGGGCCAGCGGCTGGGGAACACGCCCAGCCTGGTGTTCGTGGGGCGCATGGACGACACCGACATGGTGGGCGAGAAGCTCAGCCCGGACGCCGCGCAGCGGGTGCTGGGCATGCTGGAGAGCCCCGGCGACTGTCAGCCCGTGTCGCTCATCCCCTTGCCCAACGGCCTCGACGAGTCCCGCGAGCGCCCCTGCTACGTCGCGCTGTGCGAGGGTGAGAGTAACCCCAACCAGGACAGCCTGCGCGCCGAGGCGCTCGAGCGCGGCCTGCGCGAGTTCTTCCACTACGAGCTGGCGCGCGACCTGGGGCAGCTGGCCGAGGCCCGCGTCGTCACCACCCCGAACGCCCGCGCGCTCTACGAAGAGCTCGGGGTCCTGCGCGGGATGGTCCAGGGAAACATCAAGGTCGAGCCCCTCTCGGCCTGCATCGAGGGAGCCGCCGCCGCGCACCTGCGCCACGTCGCGCGTCCCGTCGCACGAGGAGATCAGTCATGGACGTAA
- a CDS encoding TVP38/TMEM64 family protein, producing the protein MSESSESPPARASWLRTAVWLGFLLLVPATLWFSGALDYLRDTERVRADVSTLGPLAPFAWVLLHATLEGFGVPATFIVIAAMVLFSKPVALLVCVLGSAGGMAVGFYLARSIAREWVAARLPPRFRAWEAHVSENAFLVSLGMRSVLFLAPGPAYVMGLSRARFLPCLLGAALGCVPGLWLMVYWGGEAATLMTRIPIWAWLVLGAFVVGGLVWRRVRRK; encoded by the coding sequence ATGAGCGAGTCCAGCGAGTCCCCTCCCGCCCGGGCTTCCTGGCTGCGGACCGCCGTGTGGCTCGGGTTCCTCCTCCTCGTGCCCGCGACGCTGTGGTTCAGCGGCGCGCTCGACTACCTGCGCGACACGGAGCGTGTGCGCGCCGACGTGAGCACTCTCGGCCCGCTCGCGCCGTTCGCGTGGGTCCTGCTGCACGCCACGCTCGAGGGCTTCGGTGTGCCCGCGACGTTCATCGTCATCGCCGCCATGGTGCTGTTCAGCAAGCCCGTCGCGTTGCTGGTGTGCGTGCTGGGGAGCGCCGGCGGGATGGCGGTGGGCTTCTACCTCGCGCGCTCCATCGCGCGCGAGTGGGTCGCGGCACGCCTGCCGCCCCGCTTCCGTGCCTGGGAAGCCCACGTCAGCGAGAACGCGTTCTTGGTCTCGCTCGGCATGCGCTCCGTGCTCTTCCTGGCGCCGGGTCCGGCATACGTCATGGGCCTCTCGCGTGCGCGCTTTCTGCCTTGTTTGCTGGGCGCTGCGCTGGGCTGCGTACCGGGCTTGTGGCTGATGGTCTACTGGGGTGGCGAAGCGGCGACGCTCATGACGCGTATCCCGATCTGGGCGTGGCTCGTACTGGGCGCCTTCGTGGTCGGCGGTCTGGTGTGGCGCCGCGTCCGTCGAAAATAA
- a CDS encoding thioredoxin gives MIPVHHATPETFDTLVLEPRDTLVIVYFWGPDCPNCEFFASRLPHLLELLGEVPARLVKVNAYEHDALATRFALFGIPQFFLYRNGARLGKMSEFRGDAFFVQVVRDHLA, from the coding sequence GTGATCCCCGTCCACCACGCCACCCCGGAGACGTTCGACACGCTGGTGCTCGAACCACGCGACACCCTTGTGATCGTCTACTTCTGGGGCCCGGACTGCCCGAACTGCGAGTTCTTCGCGTCGCGCCTTCCCCATCTGCTCGAGCTCCTCGGGGAAGTCCCCGCGCGGCTGGTCAAGGTGAACGCCTACGAGCACGACGCGCTCGCCACGCGCTTCGCGCTGTTCGGCATCCCGCAGTTCTTCCTGTATCGCAACGGAGCACGCCTCGGCAAGATGAGCGAGTTCCGCGGCGACGCGTTCTTCGTGCAGGTGGTCCGCGACCACCTCGCGTGA
- the mutM gene encoding bifunctional DNA-formamidopyrimidine glycosylase/DNA-(apurinic or apyrimidinic site) lyase produces MPELPEVETVARLIRPRVLGRTITSSQASWVRSLGGPTAATFERLVRGATVTHVGRRAKYIVLTLRRGGTGDAGADAGALLVHLRMTGRLHVEPSAAPLGPYTRVALGLDDGHTLRFDDVRKFGRFTHVADPLATLAHLGPEPLEPAFTGAWLHAALRARRRALKPLLLDQEFVAGLGNIYVDEALHEAQLHPLQSSERVTKPQAARLAEAIRAILDEAIAREGSSFDTFYRTPEGQPGSYQHQFRVYGRDGKPCRRCEATVQKLVVGQRGTHVCPRCQRAPRGPRP; encoded by the coding sequence ATGCCGGAGCTCCCCGAAGTCGAGACCGTCGCGCGGCTGATCAGGCCGCGCGTCTTGGGCCGCACCATCACCTCCTCCCAGGCTTCATGGGTGCGCTCGCTCGGGGGCCCCACGGCCGCGACGTTCGAGCGCCTGGTGCGAGGGGCCACCGTCACCCACGTAGGACGCCGGGCCAAGTACATCGTGCTGACGCTGCGACGGGGCGGCACGGGCGATGCGGGGGCAGACGCGGGCGCGCTGCTGGTGCACCTGCGCATGACCGGGCGGCTGCACGTCGAGCCCAGCGCGGCGCCCCTCGGCCCCTACACCCGCGTCGCGCTCGGGCTCGACGACGGGCACACGCTGCGCTTCGACGACGTGCGCAAGTTCGGGCGCTTCACGCACGTGGCGGACCCGCTCGCCACGCTCGCGCACCTGGGTCCGGAGCCGCTCGAGCCAGCCTTCACGGGTGCGTGGCTGCACGCGGCGCTGCGCGCCCGACGGCGAGCGCTGAAGCCCCTGCTGCTGGACCAAGAGTTCGTGGCGGGGCTCGGCAACATCTACGTCGACGAGGCGCTGCACGAGGCGCAGCTGCACCCGCTGCAGTCCTCGGAGCGCGTGACCAAGCCGCAGGCTGCGCGGCTCGCGGAGGCCATCCGCGCCATCCTCGACGAAGCCATCGCGCGCGAGGGGTCCAGCTTCGACACGTTCTACCGCACGCCCGAGGGACAGCCCGGCAGCTACCAGCACCAGTTCCGCGTGTACGGCCGCGACGGGAAGCCCTGCCGGCGCTGCGAAGCCACCGTGCAGAAGCTGGTGGTGGGGCAGCGCGGGACGCACGTGTGCCCCCGCTGCCAACGCGCGCCCCGAGGACCGAGACCATGA
- a CDS encoding crotonase/enoyl-CoA hydratase family protein has translation MSVHYELRDTVALITLDRPGVRNAVDSLTAGALHDAFLRFDADEAAHVAVFTGSGGTFCAGADLKALAGGDTRDLAPEARGPMGPTRMELDKPVIAAIEGHAVAGGLELALWCDLRVVADDAVMGVFCRRFGVPLIDLGTVRLPRLVGHGRAMDLILTGRPVAADEALRIGLCDRVVAKGHALEAALALARQIAAFPQRCLRGDRRAAIDQWSLDWDAAMRRELELGQRTLASGETLAGASAFAGGQGRHGEFS, from the coding sequence ATGAGCGTTCACTACGAGCTGCGCGACACCGTCGCGCTCATCACCCTGGATCGCCCCGGGGTGCGCAATGCGGTCGACAGCCTGACGGCCGGCGCGCTGCACGACGCCTTTCTGCGCTTCGACGCCGACGAAGCCGCGCACGTCGCCGTGTTCACGGGCAGCGGCGGGACCTTCTGCGCCGGAGCCGACCTGAAGGCGCTCGCAGGCGGGGATACACGCGACCTCGCGCCCGAGGCCCGCGGGCCGATGGGTCCGACACGCATGGAGCTCGACAAGCCCGTCATCGCGGCCATCGAGGGACATGCCGTGGCGGGCGGCCTCGAGCTGGCGCTGTGGTGTGACCTACGTGTCGTGGCGGACGACGCCGTGATGGGCGTCTTCTGCCGTCGCTTCGGGGTACCGCTGATCGACCTCGGGACCGTGCGGCTGCCGCGCCTGGTCGGGCACGGACGCGCCATGGACCTGATCCTCACGGGCCGCCCCGTCGCTGCAGACGAAGCGCTGCGCATCGGCCTGTGCGACCGCGTGGTCGCGAAGGGGCACGCGCTCGAGGCGGCGTTGGCGCTCGCGCGGCAGATCGCGGCCTTCCCGCAACGCTGTCTGCGCGGCGACCGACGCGCGGCCATCGACCAGTGGTCGCTCGACTGGGACGCCGCCATGCGCCGCGAGCTCGAGCTGGGCCAGAGAACACTCGCGTCGGGTGAGACCCTCGCGGGTGCCTCCGCCTTCGCGGGGGGCCAGGGCCGTCACGGCGAGTTCTCGTGA